One window from the genome of Gammaproteobacteria bacterium encodes:
- the galU gene encoding UTP--glucose-1-phosphate uridylyltransferase GalU: MIVRKAVFPVAGMGTRFLPATKATPKEMLPIVDKPLIQYAVEEAIAAGIQELIFVTSSTKRAIEDHFDSNFELETKLAEQQKYELLRLVQEILPAGVNCCYVRQKSPLGLGHAVLCAKEVVGNEPFAVLLADDLIDAEPGCLSQMLKAYDQYKCSIIATQTIDLKDSDKYGMVDVVASPLPEKKLNSIVEKPPADKAPSNLGVVGRYILTPRIFDLLATTTKGAGGEIQLTDAISDLLTYENVYAQAFQGRRYDCGSKIGYLEATFHFALKHPELGAEVKQLLASFSLAKK, from the coding sequence ATGATAGTTCGTAAAGCAGTTTTTCCGGTGGCAGGCATGGGCACACGATTTTTGCCCGCGACGAAAGCAACACCCAAAGAAATGTTACCTATCGTCGATAAGCCGCTGATTCAATATGCTGTTGAAGAGGCCATTGCTGCGGGAATCCAAGAGCTGATTTTTGTAACCAGTAGCACCAAGCGCGCTATTGAAGATCATTTTGATTCCAATTTTGAATTAGAAACCAAATTAGCTGAACAGCAAAAGTATGAACTATTGAGGCTTGTGCAAGAAATTTTACCTGCGGGGGTAAATTGTTGCTATGTTCGCCAAAAAAGCCCGTTAGGCTTGGGGCATGCGGTGTTGTGTGCCAAAGAAGTGGTGGGAAATGAACCCTTTGCTGTGTTACTCGCCGATGATTTAATTGATGCAGAGCCGGGCTGTTTATCACAGATGTTAAAAGCTTATGATCAATATAAGTGCAGTATTATTGCGACACAAACCATTGATCTCAAAGATTCTGATAAATATGGCATGGTTGATGTCGTGGCCAGCCCGCTTCCAGAGAAAAAACTAAATAGTATTGTGGAAAAGCCACCCGCTGATAAAGCACCATCAAATTTAGGGGTGGTCGGGCGATACATTTTGACACCACGAATATTTGATCTTTTAGCAACCACGACGAAAGGCGCTGGCGGGGAAATACAGTTGACCGATGCTATTTCTGATTTATTGACCTATGAGAATGTTTATGCACAAGCATTTCAGGGTCGGCGTTATGATTGCGGCAGCAAAATAGGCTATTTAGAGGCTACTTTTCATTTTGCTTTGAAGCATCCGGAGCTGGGGGCAGAAGTGAAACAATTATTGGCGTCTTTTTCACTTGCAAAAAAATAG
- a CDS encoding response regulator: MVVSECSLMPPTLSGTPPFLCQEPATTRVLLVEDNPMLQYLHRSFLEELGYSVDIATSGEMALALFHEDYQLVLMDIDLPGMNGIETVRALFKNFPEHAVPIIACTSHEKTELQSACFSVGMVDYLQKPVSSARLQQTLAAHMVLGVRYGQ, from the coding sequence ATGGTTGTTTCTGAATGTTCGTTGATGCCGCCGACGCTGTCTGGCACCCCACCCTTTCTATGCCAAGAACCCGCTACTACTCGGGTATTGCTGGTCGAAGATAATCCCATGCTACAGTATCTGCACCGCAGTTTTTTAGAAGAACTGGGTTATTCTGTTGATATTGCAACGTCGGGAGAAATGGCGTTAGCGTTATTTCATGAAGACTATCAGCTGGTATTAATGGATATCGATTTACCGGGAATGAATGGCATTGAAACGGTGCGAGCCTTATTTAAAAATTTCCCAGAACACGCTGTGCCAATTATTGCCTGCACTTCACATGAAAAAACTGAACTTCAATCCGCATGTTTTTCAGTGGGGATGGTCGATTATCTGCAAAAGCCAGTGTCTAGTGCTCGTTTGCAACAAACCTTAGCCGCGCATATGGTTTTGGGAGTACGCTATGGACAATAA
- a CDS encoding alpha/beta hydrolase fold domain-containing protein, with product MSLLKTLEYTLGNSPTHTVICMHGLGAGADDLHPLAHTFQLPNVRFVFPQAPSIPITINNGYLMPAWYDITSMDFSSTTRSDHTGVDASCAAIKNLIANEQAQYGIKPEHIFLMGFSQGGSIALELGLHYPQRFAGIIGLSTLAAKGEKTFENVSAESQNTPVFLAHGTQDQVLPFSIGSHIQQTLKNKHYSVEWHTAAVGHTIWPEEMTALKQWFQRQFL from the coding sequence ATGAGTCTCTTAAAAACCCTTGAATACACCTTAGGAAATTCTCCGACTCATACCGTTATTTGCATGCACGGATTGGGCGCAGGCGCAGATGATTTACATCCGCTGGCACACACGTTTCAACTGCCCAATGTACGTTTTGTTTTTCCACAAGCACCCAGCATTCCTATCACCATCAATAATGGATATCTGATGCCGGCTTGGTATGACATTACAAGCATGGACTTTTCTTCTACTACTCGCTCTGATCATACCGGGGTGGATGCTAGTTGTGCAGCGATTAAAAATTTAATTGCCAATGAACAGGCGCAATATGGCATTAAACCTGAACATATTTTTCTTATGGGTTTTTCACAGGGCGGCAGCATTGCGTTAGAACTGGGGCTACATTATCCCCAGCGTTTTGCTGGCATTATTGGCTTATCTACCTTAGCTGCAAAAGGTGAAAAAACTTTTGAAAACGTATCCGCTGAAAGCCAAAACACTCCGGTTTTTTTGGCGCATGGAACACAAGATCAGGTGCTGCCGTTTAGTATTGGGTCACATATTCAACAAACACTTAAAAATAAGCACTATTCAGTCGAATGGCACACCGCTGCGGTAGGACATACGATTTGGCCAGAAGAGATGACGGCATTAAAACAGTGGTTTCAACGACAGTTTTTATGA